The DNA window GCCGCCCCGCCCCTGGACCTGGCCAACGACGTTCGCCGGGATGCCATCTTCGCCCTGAACCGCATGGGTATTCAGGTCGAATACTCCCACCACGAAGTGGCCCCCAGCCAGCACGAAATCGACCTGCGGTATCAGGAAGCACTGCGCATGGCCGACACGGCCATCACCTACCGTGTCATCCTCAAGGAAACGGCCCGCAAACATGGTTGCTACGCCTCGTTCATGCCCAAGCCGATTTTCGGTGAAAACGGGAGCGGCATGCATGTCCACCAGTCTCTTTTCAAAAACGGCAAAAATGTCTTCTTCGATTCCTCCGACACCTACAGTCTGAGCAAGGAAGCCAAGTCCTATATCGCCGGTCTCCTGGCCAACGCCAAGGCCTTGACCGCCGTGTGCAATCAATGGGTCAACTCCTACAAACGCCTAGTGCCCGGTTACGAGGCCCCAGTCTACATCGCCTGGGCCCGACGCAACCGCTCGGCCCTCATCCGCGTTCCCATGTACAAGCCTGGCAAGGAAAACGCCACCCGCCTCGAACTTCGGTCCCCGGACCCGGCCTGCAATCCCTATCTGGCTTTTGCAGTCATGCTCGCCGCCGGCCTGGACGGAATGGAAAAAAATATGACCCTTGCCAAACCCGTTGAAGAGGACATCTTCGAGATGAACACCGTCGAGCGGAAAGCCCACGGCATCGACAACCTCCCCGGAAGCCTTGAGTCCGCCGTGGCCGAATTCGAGAAGAGCGACCTCATGCGCAAGGCCCTGGGCGACCACATCTTCACGAAGTTCATCGAGAACAAGATGATTGAGTGGGATAAGTTCCGGACCCAGATCACCAGTTACGAGATCAAAACCTATCTGCCACTTCTCTGATGCCGCAGGAGATTGAATCAACCGCAAAAAGGGGAGTCCGGACGGACTCCCCTTTTTGCGTTTCTAAACCGCCAAAGGGCCGTTTAGTCCGACCTCAGAGCCTTGGGGCCGTTGACTTCAAAGCCATTTCGTGCTTGTGTCCAGTCTATCGTAAATACTGCCGTTTGCCTTTCTAATCACCAGCAACAAGGAGCCTCGCATGAAATTCTGCTGCAAAGTGTTCGGTTTGGCCATCATCGCCATGGCCCTCTCCCTTTCGCTGCAACCCTCATCCGCCCAAGCCAAGAAATTTCTGGCTTTCGGAGGCGGCCCCACAGGCGGAACCTTCAACTACTTCGCCAACGGCATCGCCATCTATCTGGGAAAAAACCTGGCCGACGTTGAAATTTCCTCTGAAGGATCTGGTGGTTCAGGCGAAAATCTGCGCCGACTGAACCAGGCCCAGATCGACTTCGGCATCGTCTACTCCGGCGACGCCTATCTGGGCCGCCAGGGCAAGCTGCCCAACGACGCCACCAAGTACGACAAGGTCCGGACCATGGGCTACCTGTACG is part of the Deltaproteobacteria bacterium genome and encodes:
- a CDS encoding glutamine synthetase, whose translation is AAPPLDLANDVRRDAIFALNRMGIQVEYSHHEVAPSQHEIDLRYQEALRMADTAITYRVILKETARKHGCYASFMPKPIFGENGSGMHVHQSLFKNGKNVFFDSSDTYSLSKEAKSYIAGLLANAKALTAVCNQWVNSYKRLVPGYEAPVYIAWARRNRSALIRVPMYKPGKENATRLELRSPDPACNPYLAFAVMLAAGLDGMEKNMTLAKPVEEDIFEMNTVERKAHGIDNLPGSLESAVAEFEKSDLMRKALGDHIFTKFIENKMIEWDKFRTQITSYEIKTYLPLL